Within Bacillus sp. FJAT-45350, the genomic segment CCAAGATGGAAAAGAACGTATGAAAAAAGCGATCGAATCACTTTCACGCGAATTAGCTACGTTACGTGCCGGTCGTGCGAACCCATCTATTTTAGATAAGATTGTTGTCGAATATTACGGGGCACCAACTCCGTTAAATCAATTAGCGACTATTTCAGTGCCCGAGGCAAGATTGCTTGCTATTCAGCCATTCGATAAAACATCAATCGGAGAAATTGAAAAGGCAATTCAAAAATCAGAGCTTGGCCTTACACCATCAAATGATGGAACTTTAATTCGTATCGTGATTCCTGCATTAACAGAGGAACGTCGTAAAGAATTAGTTAAACTAGTTAAAAAGTATGGTGAAGACGCGAAAGTAGCTGTTCGTAATGTAAGACGTGATACAAATGACGAACTTAAAAAGTTACAAAAAGACGGAGAAATGACAGAGGATGAGTTACGCCGTTCTACTGAAGATGTTCAAAAACTAACAGACAGTCATATCGAAGAGATTGATTCAGTTACATCAAATAAAGAAAAAGAAATCATGGAAGTATAAAGGATTTCAAGGTAAAATAGAATAATGTAATAGACCCTCTCATTTTTAGTGCATATTCAATAAGGAGGATAACGAGAGGCAGAGAAAATCGAGGAAGTATAGTTTTGGATTATTATGTATTTAGTCCAAGCACATGCTGACGAAGAGATTCACCGCCAATCGTTCTCAAGCTTATGAATATTCTCTTGTAGGGGGGTTTTTTTACACCATTTTGATGTAAAAGATGAGATTGTTGGTGGAGGACATACAAATGCTTGAAAAATTTTCGAAGTGGAAAGCGGAGCGTGAAACAAAATCTCCTTCATACGATGTAGGAACTGAAAATGTTCCTAAACATGTGGCGATAATAATGGATGGTAATGGCAGATGGGCTAAGAACCGTGGGTTACCTAGAGTGGCTGGTCACCGTGAGGGAATGAAAGTTATTAATA encodes:
- the frr gene encoding ribosome recycling factor, with product MSKEVIQDGKERMKKAIESLSRELATLRAGRANPSILDKIVVEYYGAPTPLNQLATISVPEARLLAIQPFDKTSIGEIEKAIQKSELGLTPSNDGTLIRIVIPALTEERRKELVKLVKKYGEDAKVAVRNVRRDTNDELKKLQKDGEMTEDELRRSTEDVQKLTDSHIEEIDSVTSNKEKEIMEV